The Aureimonas mangrovi genome includes a region encoding these proteins:
- the cyoE gene encoding heme o synthase, which yields MSVTTSPAMARAGISLAEPGDYLSLLKPRVMSLVVLTAVTGFVLAPGSMNPFLAIISILAIAVGAGASGALNMWYDADIDVLMARTAKRPVPLGKITPGGALAFGLSLSVLSVILLGLASNWFAGAFLAFTIFFYAVIYTMGLKRSTAQNIVIGGAAGSFPPMIGWAAVTGGVSFESFVLFLIIFLWTPPHFWALSLFKMKDYGAAGIPMLPNVAGTASTRRHIFAYSLVLAPVGVLPFVLGYASPVYGIASALLGAVFLWHGFRVLRMSDEDAAMVPAKKLFAFSILYLFALFVLLLGEGVVGKLAFGAA from the coding sequence TTGAGCGTGACAACCAGCCCCGCCATGGCGCGTGCCGGCATCAGCCTCGCCGAACCGGGAGACTATCTAAGCCTCCTCAAGCCGCGCGTGATGTCGCTCGTGGTGTTGACGGCTGTCACCGGTTTCGTGCTCGCTCCGGGCTCGATGAACCCGTTCCTCGCCATCATCTCCATCCTCGCGATCGCTGTCGGAGCCGGCGCCTCCGGCGCGCTGAACATGTGGTATGATGCCGACATCGACGTACTGATGGCGCGTACCGCCAAGCGGCCCGTCCCTTTGGGCAAGATCACTCCGGGCGGCGCGCTCGCTTTCGGCCTCTCGCTCTCCGTCCTCTCGGTGATCCTGCTCGGCCTAGCCTCGAACTGGTTCGCGGGCGCCTTCCTTGCCTTCACCATCTTCTTCTACGCCGTGATCTACACGATGGGTCTCAAGCGCTCGACGGCGCAGAACATCGTCATCGGCGGTGCGGCCGGCTCCTTTCCGCCGATGATCGGCTGGGCCGCGGTGACGGGCGGTGTCAGCTTCGAGTCCTTCGTCCTGTTCCTTATCATCTTCCTGTGGACGCCGCCCCACTTCTGGGCGCTGTCGCTCTTCAAGATGAAGGACTACGGCGCCGCGGGCATCCCGATGCTGCCGAACGTGGCGGGCACGGCTTCCACGCGCCGGCACATCTTCGCCTATAGCCTGGTCCTCGCACCGGTCGGTGTCCTTCCCTTCGTCCTCGGCTATGCCAGCCCGGTGTACGGCATTGCGTCCGCGCTTCTGGGTGCCGTGTTCCTGTGGCATGGCTTTCGGGTCCTGCGCATGAGCGACGAGGACGCCGCTATGGTGCCCGCCAAGAAGCTTTTTGCCTTCTCCATCCTCTACCTCTTCGCGCTGTTCGTTCTGCTTCTAGGCGAGGGTGTCGTCGGCAAGCTCGCGTTCGGGGCGGCCTGA
- a CDS encoding cytochrome c oxidase assembly protein, with amino-acid sequence MTDRERPAEAAKPFDPKRARRIAVGCFAFSLGMLGAAYASVPLYELFCQVTGYGGTTQRAEANAATVSDREINVRFDSNASPGVPWTFRPTERQVRVKLGETRQTAYRVRNDANHPVKAMATFNVTPLSAGAYFNKLYCFCFDEQTLQPGEEVDMPIVFFVDPAMLEKEELKNAPTITLSYTFFPVSGGSAPVASAKGAPQDGEADSL; translated from the coding sequence ATGACCGATCGCGAGCGTCCCGCCGAGGCTGCGAAGCCATTCGATCCGAAGCGCGCAAGGCGGATCGCCGTCGGCTGCTTCGCTTTCTCGCTTGGCATGCTGGGCGCAGCGTATGCGTCCGTGCCGCTGTACGAGCTGTTCTGCCAGGTGACGGGCTACGGCGGGACGACCCAGCGCGCCGAGGCCAACGCCGCGACGGTGAGCGACCGCGAAATCAATGTCCGGTTCGATTCGAACGCCTCGCCGGGCGTTCCCTGGACCTTCAGGCCGACCGAGCGGCAGGTGCGTGTGAAGCTTGGCGAGACACGCCAGACGGCTTATCGCGTACGCAACGATGCGAACCACCCGGTGAAGGCGATGGCGACGTTCAACGTCACGCCGCTTTCGGCCGGCGCGTACTTCAACAAGCTCTACTGCTTTTGCTTCGACGAGCAGACGTTGCAGCCTGGCGAGGAGGTCGACATGCCGATCGTCTTCTTCGTCGACCCGGCGATGCTGGAGAAGGAAGAGCTGAAGAACGCGCCGACCATCACGCTCTCCTATACGTTCTTCCCCGTCTCCGGCGGCTCCGCTCCGGTGGCGAGCGCGAAGGGCGCTCCGCAAGACGGTGAGGCGGACAGCCTCTGA
- a CDS encoding cytochrome c oxidase subunit 3, producing the protein MADTHAKHHDYHLVEPSPWPALASLGAFILMVGSVALFRWLNDAPFNFIGVNWATPWIFFIGLAIVLYTMFAWWSDTIRESQAGAHTPVVSLHLRYGMIMFIASEVMFFVAWFWAFFDASLFPGEAHQVARTQALGGQWPPAGIEVLDPLHLPLFNTVTLLLSGTTVTWAHHALLENDRKSMVTGLALTVVLGVIFSFVQYVEYAHAPFEFAGSIYGSTFYMATGFHGFHVIVGIIFLFVCLLRASAGQFTPQKHFGFEAAAWYWHFVDVVWLFLFFAIYVWGSWGAPIYGG; encoded by the coding sequence ATGGCTGACACGCACGCGAAACATCACGACTATCATCTCGTCGAGCCGAGCCCGTGGCCCGCGCTCGCCTCGCTTGGCGCCTTCATCCTGATGGTCGGCTCGGTTGCGCTGTTCCGCTGGCTGAACGATGCGCCGTTCAACTTCATCGGCGTTAACTGGGCGACGCCGTGGATCTTCTTCATCGGCCTCGCCATCGTTCTTTACACGATGTTCGCATGGTGGTCGGACACGATCCGAGAGAGCCAGGCGGGCGCGCACACACCCGTTGTCTCGCTACACCTGCGCTACGGCATGATCATGTTCATTGCCTCGGAGGTGATGTTCTTCGTCGCGTGGTTCTGGGCCTTCTTCGACGCAAGCCTCTTTCCGGGCGAGGCACATCAGGTGGCCCGCACGCAGGCGCTCGGTGGCCAATGGCCGCCCGCCGGCATCGAGGTTCTCGACCCGCTCCATCTGCCGCTCTTCAACACCGTGACGCTGCTGCTCTCCGGCACGACCGTGACGTGGGCTCACCACGCGCTTCTGGAGAACGACCGCAAGTCGATGGTCACGGGCCTCGCGCTCACTGTCGTCCTCGGCGTGATCTTCTCTTTCGTCCAGTATGTCGAGTATGCTCACGCGCCGTTCGAGTTCGCGGGCTCGATCTACGGTTCGACGTTCTACATGGCGACCGGTTTCCACGGCTTTCACGTCATCGTCGGCATCATCTTCCTGTTTGTCTGCCTCCTGCGTGCGAGCGCCGGCCAGTTCACGCCGCAGAAGCACTTCGGCTTCGAGGCGGCAGCCTGGTACTGGCACTTCGTCGACGTCGTGTGGCTGTTCCTCTTCTTCGCCATCTACGTGTGGGGAAGCTGGGGCGCTCCGATCTACGGGGGCTGA
- a CDS encoding DUF983 domain-containing protein, with amino-acid sequence MTDDPSHRAEAEAAMAGLKGRCPRCGQGRLFAGVLSLEPACEDCGLDFGPFDSADGPAFFVMSIVGFVIVGLALYVEVAHSPSVWVHIVLWPLLAAILTLPLLRLCKGLMVGLQYRNRAAEGRLVDRDEV; translated from the coding sequence ATGACCGATGATCCATCGCACCGCGCCGAAGCCGAAGCCGCCATGGCTGGGCTGAAAGGCCGTTGCCCGCGATGCGGGCAGGGCCGGCTGTTTGCTGGTGTCCTCAGCCTCGAGCCGGCGTGCGAAGATTGCGGGCTCGATTTCGGCCCGTTCGATTCGGCGGACGGTCCCGCCTTCTTCGTCATGTCGATCGTCGGCTTTGTGATCGTCGGGCTGGCTCTCTATGTCGAGGTCGCACATTCGCCGTCAGTCTGGGTTCACATCGTCCTGTGGCCACTTCTCGCAGCCATTCTCACGCTGCCGCTCCTTCGGCTGTGCAAGGGGCTGATGGTCGGGCTGCAGTACCGCAACAGGGCGGCCGAAGGTCGGTTGGTTGATCGTGACGAGGTCTGA
- a CDS encoding SURF1 family protein, with the protein MTRSDVVTAGESIENAAPMSRARYWSAVVLCLAGIAILLNLGAWQVERLTWKEGIVRTIDARIHAEPRPVAEIARLAEAGEDIEYIPVTVRGRFLHDGERYFLSTHDGEAGWHVYTPLALTGAGDVVFVNRGFVPYALKDPATRPLGQAEREVEITGLARNAQDEKPGGMVPDNDPAQGVFFWKNIDEMAQGLDLESGARVLPLIVDAGPGAAEGGYPIGGVTVIDIPNNHLQYAITWFSLAFLMAGMLVILVVTQWRRRRALTRGGPVR; encoded by the coding sequence GTGACGAGGTCTGACGTCGTGACGGCTGGCGAGTCGATCGAGAACGCGGCGCCGATGTCGCGGGCGCGCTACTGGAGCGCGGTGGTGCTCTGCCTTGCGGGAATAGCAATTCTTCTCAATCTCGGTGCCTGGCAGGTGGAGCGCCTGACGTGGAAGGAGGGGATCGTGCGCACGATCGATGCGCGCATCCATGCCGAGCCACGTCCCGTCGCGGAGATCGCGCGCCTTGCCGAAGCCGGCGAGGACATCGAGTACATTCCCGTCACGGTGCGGGGCCGCTTCCTCCACGATGGCGAGCGCTACTTTCTTTCGACACATGACGGGGAGGCCGGCTGGCACGTCTATACTCCGCTGGCGCTCACGGGCGCCGGCGATGTTGTCTTCGTCAACCGAGGCTTCGTTCCCTATGCCCTGAAGGATCCCGCGACTCGTCCCCTCGGCCAGGCCGAGCGCGAGGTGGAGATCACCGGTCTCGCGCGCAACGCGCAGGACGAGAAGCCGGGCGGCATGGTGCCGGACAACGATCCCGCGCAGGGCGTCTTCTTCTGGAAGAACATCGACGAAATGGCGCAAGGCCTTGATCTGGAGTCCGGAGCGCGTGTCCTGCCGCTGATCGTCGATGCCGGGCCGGGGGCTGCCGAAGGCGGCTATCCGATCGGGGGCGTCACCGTGATCGACATCCCCAACAACCATCTGCAATACGCGATCACCTGGTTCTCGCTCGCCTTCCTCATGGCCGGGATGCTGGTGATCCTCGTCGTGACGCAATGGCGGCGACGCCGCGCCTTGACACGCGGCGGCCCCGTCCGTTGA